The Sorex araneus isolate mSorAra2 chromosome 5, mSorAra2.pri, whole genome shotgun sequence genome has a segment encoding these proteins:
- the KIAA2013 gene encoding uncharacterized protein KIAA2013 homolog → MWLQQRLKGLPGLLSSSWARRLLCLLGLLLLLLWLGGSGARRAAGGLHLLPWARGPPGAAEPAACLGAATRAWRGLRERGEAVPPGPGVPALVANGYLALDVAANQLWVTPGEREPPVAPDFAPFVQLRPLGARAEAAESVLLLREGLLRRVRCLQLGAAASGPAAGGSGPASAAGLAPGAARDCVLLQEDFLAHRGRPHVYLQRLQLRNPTERVAALQTLGPTAGPPPRAFTSTLEKAGDHQFLLYSGRAPPLPSGLVHLVVVAAKKLVDRLQVAPKSQLDETVLWVVHVSGPLSPQALKSKAPKELKALQDLARKEMLELLELPAAELLQDHQRLWAQLFSPGVEMKKITDTHTPSGLTVNLTLYYMLSCAPAPLLSPGLSRREREQLETTLSYEDHCFSGHATMHAGNLWPSQLTAVPHILQLSDLWRLTLQKRGCKGLVKAGAPGILQGMVLSFGGLQFTENHLQFQADPDVLHNSYALHGIRYKSDHIDLAVLADAQGKPYLHVAVEARGQPVKLYACEAGCLDEPVELTAAPQGHTFPVMVTQPITPLLYISTDLTHLQELRHTLHLKAILAHAEHMAQQDPGLPFLFWFSVASLITLFHLFLFKLIYNEYCGPGAKPFFRSKEDPSV, encoded by the exons ATGTGGCTGCAGCAGCGGCTGAAGGGGCTCCCGGGGCTGCTGTCGAGCAGCTGGGCCCGCCGCCTGCTGTGCCTGCTcggcctcctgctgctgctgctgtggctcGGGGGCTccggcgcgcggcgggcggcggggggcctGCACCTGCTGCCCTGGGCCCGCGGCCCGCCGGGCGCCGCCGAGCCCGCCGCCTGCCTGGGGGCGGCCACCCGCGCGTGGCGGGGCCTGCGGGAGCGCGGCGAGGCGGTGCCGCCGGGCCCCGGGGTGCCGGCGCTGGTGGCTAACGGCTACCTGGCCCTGGACGTGGCCGCCAACCAGCTGTGGGTGACCCCGGGCGAGCGGGAGCCCCCCGTGGCGCCCGACTTCGCGCCCTTCGTGCAGCTGCGGCCGCTGGGCGCGCGGGCCGAGGCGGCCGAGTCGGTGCTGCTGCTGCGGGAGGGGCTGCTGCGCCGGGTGCGCTGCCTGCAGCTCGGGGCCGCGGCGTCCGGGCCGGCGGCCGGCGGCTCGGGGCCCGCGTCGGCGGCGGGCCTGGCCCCGGGCGCGGCCCGCGACTGCGTGCTGCTGCAGGAGGACTTCCTGGCGCACCGCGGCCGCCCGCACGTCTACCTGCAGCGCCTGCAGCTGCGCAACCCCACGGAGCGCGTGGCCGCGCTGCAGACGCTCGGGCCCACGGccggcccgccgccccgcgccttCACCAGCACCCTGGAGAAGGCGGGCGACCACCAGTTCCTGCTCTACTcgggccgcgccccgcccctcccgtcgGGGCTGGTGCACCTGGTGGTGGTGGCCGCCAAGAAGCTCGTGGACCGGCTGCAGGTGGCCCCCAAGTCGCAGCTGGACGAGACGGTGCTGTGGGTGGTGCACGTCTCGGGGCCGCTTAGCCCCCAAGCGCTCAAGAGCAAAGCGCCCAAGGAGCTGAAAGCGCTGCAGGATCTGGCGCGCAAGGAGATGCTGGAGCTCCTGGAGCTGCCGGCGGCCGAGCTGCTGCAGGACCACCAGCGCCTCTGGGCCCAGCTCTTCAGCCCAG GAGTGGAGATGAAGAAGATCACGGACACCCACACGCCGTCGGGCCTGACCGTGAACCTGACGCTCTACTACATGCTGTCCTGCGCGCCGGCACCGCTGCTCAGCCCGGGCCTGAGCCGCCGGGAGCGGGAGCAGCTGGAGACGACCCTGAGCTACGAGGACCACTGCTTCAGCGGCCACGCCACCATGCACGCCGGCAACCTGTGGCCCAGCCAGCTGACCGCCGTGCCACACATCCTGCAGCTGTCCGACCTGTGGCGGCTGACGCTGCAGAAGCGGGGCTGCAAGGGGCTGGTGAAGGCGGGCGCCCCGGGCATCCTGCAGGGCATGGTGCTCAGCTTCGGGGGGCTGCAGTTCACCGAGAACCACCTGCAGTTCCAGGCCGACCCCGACGTGCTGCACAACAGCTACGCCCTGCACGGCATCCGCTACAAGAGCGACCACATCGACCTGGCCGTGCTGGCCGACGCGCAGGGCAAGCCCTACCTGCACGTGGCGGTGGAGGCGCGCGGGCAGCCCGTCAAGCTCTACGCGTGCGAGGCGGGCTGCCTGGACGAGCCGGTGGAGCTGACGGCGGCGCCCCAGGGCCACACGTTCCCGGTGATGGTGACGCAGCCCATCACGCCGCTGCTGTACATCTCCACGGACCTCACGCACCTGCAGGAGCTGCGCCACACGCTGCACCTCAAGGCCATCCTGGCCCACGCCGAGCACATGGCGcagcaggacccggggctgcccTTCCTCTTCTGGTTCAGCGTGGCCTCGCTCATCACCCTcttccacctcttcctcttcAAGCTCATCTACAACGAGTACTGCGGCCCGGGGGCCAAGCCCTTCTTCCGGAGCAAG GAGGATCCTAGTGTCTGA